One Bacteroidota bacterium DNA segment encodes these proteins:
- the radA gene encoding DNA repair protein RadA yields MNKTKTAFFCQNCGAQSTRWIGKCPSCNEWNTYVEEIIHRDDSMGSTHNILLSGKPEKPQLISDINWSDNPRINTHDEEFNRVLGGGLVNGSLVLIGGEPGIGKSTLMLQIALNMKGTRILFVSGEESNQQIRLRADRLGIMNKECFILNVTSTQEIFKHIDEIKPGLVIIDSIQTLHTDVIDSSAGSISQIRESAAEMQHFAKASGIPVILIGHVTKEGLLAGPKILEHMVDTVLQFEGDHNYVYRILRAAKNRFGSTSELGIYEMHDNGLREVPDPSEILIAQRDEELSGIAIAATIEGLRPMLIEIQALVSSAAFGTPQRSSTGFDVRRLNMLLAVLEKRSGFKLGYKDVFLNIAGGIQVDDPAIDLAVVTAILSSNADIPVGQKVTFAGEIGLSGEIRSVNRIEQRITEAERLGFERILISKYNLKGLNKQKFTIKIITCTKIEDLVREIFS; encoded by the coding sequence ATGAACAAGACTAAAACAGCTTTTTTTTGCCAGAATTGTGGTGCCCAATCGACCCGTTGGATCGGAAAATGTCCATCATGCAACGAATGGAACACTTATGTGGAGGAAATTATACACCGGGATGACAGCATGGGAAGCACCCATAATATTCTGCTGTCAGGTAAACCGGAAAAACCACAATTGATTTCAGATATTAACTGGTCAGATAATCCTCGCATCAATACACATGATGAGGAATTCAACCGTGTACTTGGCGGTGGTCTTGTGAACGGATCTCTTGTTCTTATTGGAGGTGAACCTGGTATTGGTAAATCTACACTGATGCTTCAGATAGCATTGAACATGAAAGGGACCAGAATACTTTTCGTATCAGGAGAAGAAAGTAACCAGCAAATACGTTTACGGGCTGATCGTTTAGGAATAATGAACAAGGAATGTTTTATATTGAATGTGACATCGACACAGGAGATATTTAAACATATTGATGAGATAAAACCAGGACTGGTCATCATTGATTCAATCCAGACATTGCATACTGATGTCATTGATTCATCGGCCGGAAGCATATCTCAAATCCGCGAGAGTGCTGCTGAAATGCAACATTTTGCCAAGGCGAGCGGTATACCTGTCATTCTTATAGGTCATGTCACAAAGGAAGGTCTTCTGGCCGGACCGAAAATCCTTGAGCATATGGTTGATACGGTCCTTCAATTCGAAGGTGATCATAATTATGTATATCGTATTCTCAGGGCTGCCAAGAATCGATTTGGATCAACCTCTGAATTGGGGATATACGAAATGCATGACAATGGACTCAGGGAGGTGCCGGATCCTTCGGAAATTCTTATTGCACAACGCGATGAAGAACTTAGCGGTATTGCTATTGCGGCGACCATTGAAGGCTTGCGTCCCATGCTGATAGAAATTCAGGCTTTGGTAAGTTCAGCTGCGTTTGGTACACCTCAGCGTTCATCTACGGGCTTCGATGTTAGACGTTTAAATATGTTACTGGCTGTACTGGAGAAAAGAAGCGGATTCAAGCTGGGATATAAAGATGTATTTTTAAACATCGCCGGTGGTATTCAGGTTGATGACCCGGCTATCGATCTGGCTGTAGTCACTGCTATACTATCTTCAAATGCTGATATACCTGTTGGCCAAAAGGTCACTTTCGCCGGCGAGATCGGACTCTCAGGTGAAATCAGATCCGTTAACCGCATCGAACAACGGATAACTGAAGCTGAAAGATTGGGTTTTGAAAGGATTCTTATTTCGAAATATAACCTGAAGGGTTTGAATAAACAGAAATTCACTATCAAGATCATTACCTGTACAAAAATTGAAGATCTGGTCAGGGAAATATTTTCCTAA
- a CDS encoding putative LPS assembly protein LptD, with translation MLLDYQVIGQDTVPMNLSDTLKVSSDSIVADTLGVVGKKYALEAKVDYKSDDSIIFDIPNQKAFLYQNAALNYQKTDLKAAYVEIDFSKSMLYATFLLDSLNKETGVPVFTDGDQSFTSKEMKYNFDTKKGLIKNVITQEGDGYLHGTTIKKLENNIIDVKSGSYTTCNLPHPHYGMHFKKAKIIPDDKIITGPAWMVIEDVPIPLALPFGLFPIFKGRTSGIIVPTWGESPDRGFYLENGGYYWGISDYFDLTVKGDIYSRGSWAIKPLVSYKKRYKFSGTFGFSYAINKFGDAGTPGYQKKRDFSIRWSHTQDPKSMPNSTFSASVNIVSSSFNRYNPVSTNDYLSNTFQSSISYQKSWSGLYHLTVSLNHSQNTQQKNVILSLPNISFSVNRFYPFRKKVRVGKLRWYEDISVTYTMNAQNNLNTYDSLLFTKSMMNLFKNGMKHTIPVSSSLKVLKYFNLTNSISYTERWYTQRVEKAWVNDTVITSTDTLPGYVKSDTIYGFQTARDFNFSSSLSTKLYGMVQFRKGPLRAIRHVMTPSIGFTLRPDFGSEKFGYWKYYYLDETKTDSVHYSLYQNSIYGTPPDGKSGSFSFSLNNNLEIKVRSKKDTITGTKKVVLIDNFYISTSYDLARDSLKWAPISMSGRTKLFRNLNVQFNGRWDLYAIDDSTGTRINTFQWEKNHKLLRFDNMTWNFSLNWNLTSKNKKNPPLGQSPSAAGTQDEIAQIMAAPDQFLDWNNPWRINISYNLQLIRRFDKDSFRPKNKITQTLSFNGDVNITPKWKIGFRSGYDFEGGGFSYTSFDFYRDLHCWEMRFNWIPIGPLKSWNFSINAKAPLLQDLKLQKKKDFRDSF, from the coding sequence ATGCTCCTTGATTATCAGGTAATCGGGCAGGATACGGTACCTATGAACCTTTCTGACACTTTAAAAGTATCTAGCGACTCGATAGTTGCCGACACACTGGGTGTGGTGGGAAAGAAATATGCACTGGAGGCGAAAGTTGACTACAAGTCCGACGATTCCATCATTTTTGATATCCCAAACCAAAAGGCCTTCTTATATCAGAATGCCGCGTTAAACTATCAAAAAACCGACCTTAAAGCGGCTTATGTAGAAATAGATTTTTCAAAAAGTATGTTGTACGCTACCTTTCTTCTTGATTCACTGAACAAGGAGACCGGAGTGCCTGTATTTACTGATGGGGACCAGAGCTTTACATCAAAAGAGATGAAATACAATTTTGATACGAAGAAGGGATTGATCAAAAATGTTATTACCCAGGAGGGTGACGGATATCTTCATGGGACAACAATCAAAAAGCTCGAAAATAATATTATTGATGTAAAATCCGGTAGTTATACAACCTGCAATCTTCCTCATCCGCATTATGGGATGCATTTTAAAAAAGCCAAGATTATACCTGATGATAAGATCATAACTGGTCCGGCGTGGATGGTCATCGAAGATGTACCCATACCTCTTGCCCTTCCGTTTGGTCTGTTTCCGATCTTTAAGGGCCGGACATCAGGCATTATCGTTCCCACCTGGGGTGAGTCGCCAGACCGTGGCTTTTACCTTGAGAATGGCGGATATTACTGGGGGATAAGTGATTATTTCGATCTGACGGTCAAAGGAGATATTTATTCGAGGGGAAGTTGGGCTATCAAACCTCTGGTGAGTTATAAGAAGCGATATAAATTCAGTGGTACTTTTGGATTCAGCTACGCGATCAATAAATTTGGTGATGCAGGCACTCCTGGTTATCAGAAAAAAAGGGATTTTTCTATTCGATGGAGTCACACACAGGACCCTAAATCCATGCCCAACAGCACTTTCTCGGCAAGTGTCAATATTGTCAGCAGTTCGTTTAACAGGTATAATCCAGTGAGTACAAATGACTATTTATCCAATACTTTTCAATCCAGCATTTCTTATCAGAAGAGCTGGTCGGGCCTTTATCATCTTACAGTCAGCCTCAACCACTCTCAAAATACACAGCAAAAGAACGTCATTCTTTCCCTTCCCAATATCTCCTTCAGTGTAAACCGCTTTTATCCATTCAGAAAAAAAGTGAGAGTGGGGAAGCTACGATGGTATGAAGATATCAGTGTGACTTATACCATGAATGCTCAGAATAACCTGAATACTTATGATTCATTATTGTTTACTAAGAGCATGATGAACCTGTTTAAGAATGGAATGAAGCATACTATTCCTGTTTCAAGCTCCCTGAAAGTTTTGAAATATTTCAACCTGACCAATTCGATCAGTTATACAGAGCGATGGTACACGCAGAGAGTTGAAAAAGCATGGGTAAATGATACAGTGATCACCTCCACTGATACGCTGCCAGGTTATGTGAAAAGTGATACGATCTATGGTTTTCAGACTGCACGGGATTTCAATTTCTCCTCATCACTGAGCACCAAATTGTATGGCATGGTACAATTCAGGAAGGGACCCCTGAGGGCTATACGGCACGTTATGACACCTTCGATAGGATTTACCCTCCGGCCTGATTTTGGCAGTGAAAAATTTGGTTATTGGAAATATTATTATCTCGACGAAACGAAAACCGACAGTGTGCATTACTCGCTGTATCAGAATTCAATTTACGGCACTCCCCCGGATGGAAAATCTGGAAGTTTTTCTTTCAGTCTTAATAATAACCTGGAGATAAAGGTACGTTCAAAAAAGGATACCATAACCGGAACAAAAAAGGTTGTTCTGATTGATAATTTTTATATCTCCACATCATATGATCTGGCCAGGGATTCGTTAAAATGGGCACCAATTAGCATGAGTGGACGAACAAAGCTTTTCCGTAACCTGAATGTCCAGTTTAACGGCCGATGGGACCTCTATGCCATTGATGATTCTACAGGCACAAGGATCAATACGTTCCAATGGGAAAAGAATCACAAGCTGTTGAGGTTTGATAATATGACATGGAATTTCAGTTTGAACTGGAATCTGACTTCTAAGAACAAAAAAAATCCACCTTTGGGACAATCTCCATCTGCTGCCGGAACCCAGGACGAGATAGCCCAGATTATGGCCGCACCTGACCAGTTTCTGGACTGGAATAATCCATGGCGGATAAATATTTCTTACAATCTGCAGTTGATCAGGCGATTTGATAAGGATTCATTTAGACCGAAAAATAAAATTACTCAGACTCTCTCGTTTAACGGGGATGTAAACATAACACCGAAGTGGAAAATCGGATTCCGGTCGGGGTATGATTTTGAAGGCGGAGGATTTTCCTATACATCGTTCGATTTTTACCGCGATTTACATTGCTGGGAGATGAGATTTAACTGGATACCTATTGGCCCTCTTAAAAGCTGGAATTTCTCCATTAATGCAAAGGCACCTCTCTTACAAGATCTCAAACTGCAAAAAAAGAAAGATTTCAGGGATAGTTTTTGA
- a CDS encoding organic solvent tolerance protein OstA, protein MTDFSTYRLKLFVLAHLIFLLSPIYLFSQDTTLIRLIQADEIKYNKYIMSDIQVLAGQVILEHDSIFLYCDSAYLNEKINNVEAFGNVHFKASDTLHLFGDHLIYDGNTKIAEIQNNVKLIDKETTLTTEHLFYNRLSRTAQYIAGGKIINKDNELYSDIGYYFSEKKEFLFRKNVILVNPRYIMNSENLKYNTESETAHFLGPTTIESSDTYIYCENGWYDTRDDISQYDRNAYIIHGEQSMKGDSLYYDQKIGFGKAFNHVVVTDTVQDIIIKGNYAEYRKPDGYSMITDSAVAILISELDSLFLHADTLRATFDSTQNIRSLYAYNRSKFYRTDIQGMCDSLYYNFTDSVISLYKEPVLWSEQYQLTADSIQIWIRNKQLSRMILHNTAFIIGRDAENKYNQIRGINMTGYFTDNELTKITVASNAETIYFVREDDGGLIGINKVFSGNMKIQLSNNKIQKITYIDQPTATLYPENEVKPEDLRLKGFKWLGNRRPSNKFDIFFE, encoded by the coding sequence ATGACAGATTTCAGCACATACAGGTTGAAGCTATTTGTTTTAGCGCATTTAATATTCCTGCTTTCACCAATCTATCTTTTTTCTCAGGATACAACGCTTATCAGGCTCATCCAGGCCGATGAAATCAAATATAACAAATACATAATGAGTGATATACAGGTTCTGGCAGGCCAGGTTATCCTTGAGCATGACAGCATTTTCCTATATTGCGACAGTGCCTATCTGAATGAAAAGATAAATAATGTTGAAGCTTTTGGCAACGTACATTTCAAGGCCAGTGACACGCTCCATCTTTTTGGCGATCACTTGATTTATGATGGAAATACAAAGATCGCCGAGATACAAAATAATGTTAAATTAATTGATAAAGAGACAACACTCACTACCGAACATTTGTTTTATAACCGCTTATCCCGGACTGCACAGTATATTGCAGGAGGCAAGATTATTAATAAGGATAATGAGCTTTACAGCGACATCGGATATTACTTTTCGGAAAAAAAAGAATTTCTCTTCAGGAAAAATGTTATTCTTGTCAATCCAAGGTATATCATGAATTCAGAGAATCTGAAATACAATACAGAGAGTGAAACAGCACATTTTCTTGGGCCTACAACGATTGAGAGTAGTGACACCTATATTTACTGTGAAAATGGCTGGTATGATACCAGAGATGATATCTCACAATATGACCGGAATGCCTATATCATTCATGGTGAGCAATCAATGAAGGGCGACAGTTTGTATTATGATCAGAAGATTGGATTCGGTAAAGCGTTCAATCATGTAGTTGTGACTGATACTGTACAGGATATTATCATTAAAGGGAATTATGCTGAATACAGGAAACCGGATGGCTATTCAATGATCACCGACAGCGCTGTAGCAATTTTAATTTCTGAATTGGATTCCCTTTTTCTCCATGCTGACACTTTACGAGCAACCTTTGATTCGACTCAAAACATCAGATCTCTTTATGCTTATAACCGGTCCAAGTTTTACAGAACTGATATACAGGGCATGTGTGATTCATTGTATTATAATTTTACCGATTCTGTCATCAGTCTATATAAAGAGCCTGTCCTATGGTCAGAGCAATACCAATTAACAGCGGATTCCATTCAGATATGGATCAGAAATAAGCAATTGTCGAGGATGATCCTGCACAATACAGCATTTATTATTGGCCGGGATGCGGAGAATAAGTATAACCAGATTCGTGGGATCAATATGACGGGATATTTTACTGATAATGAATTGACAAAAATAACTGTTGCATCCAATGCAGAGACCATTTATTTCGTCAGGGAGGATGACGGAGGGTTGATCGGCATCAACAAAGTATTCTCCGGAAATATGAAAATTCAATTATCTAACAATAAGATACAGAAGATAACCTATATCGATCAACCCACGGCTACACTTTATCCGGAGAATGAAGTAAAACCGGAAGATCTCAGGTTAAAAGGATTCAAATGGCTTGGAAACAGAAGGCCTTCTAATAAATTTGATATTTTCTTCGAGTGA
- a CDS encoding N-acetylmuramoyl-L-alanine amidase has product MKRLILFFGMFCALALSDSIASAQMTINTVVIDAGHGGHDPGALGKNSREKDITLAIALKTGKYIKDNLHDVKVIYTRSTDVFVELYRRAKIANDNRADLFISIHCNSNRSSEPSGSETFIMGLHKTQDNLEVAKKENSAIFQEEDYADMYEGFNPNSDEDYVTLSLFQHAFQEQSIDMAMHVQDQFREHVKRIDRGVKQAGFLVLYRTTMPGILIETGFLSNAQEEKFLLSDQGQDYLASATYRAFKEYKLNFEKTNQKPPVTIDKKEPPKPHPEIFFRVQFATFTKPKPPGYKKFKDIRDIREYRQDGLYKYTAGNDTTLEGANKLKEELLKKGFKDVFIVPFLNGNRITLDEAQKLLMESD; this is encoded by the coding sequence TTGAAACGATTGATTTTATTTTTTGGTATGTTCTGTGCTCTGGCGTTGTCTGATTCTATCGCCTCGGCCCAGATGACCATTAATACTGTCGTTATCGATGCCGGTCATGGAGGTCATGATCCAGGTGCATTAGGGAAAAACTCCAGAGAAAAGGACATTACACTTGCCATCGCTCTTAAAACAGGTAAATATATTAAAGACAATCTCCATGACGTCAAGGTAATTTATACCAGGTCGACTGACGTTTTTGTGGAACTTTACCGACGTGCTAAAATAGCTAATGATAACCGGGCTGATCTGTTCATTTCTATTCACTGCAATTCCAACCGCTCTTCTGAACCTTCCGGTTCGGAAACCTTTATTATGGGTCTGCATAAGACACAGGATAACCTTGAAGTGGCTAAAAAAGAGAATTCTGCCATTTTTCAGGAGGAAGACTATGCTGATATGTATGAAGGTTTCAATCCTAATTCTGATGAGGATTATGTGACACTTTCACTTTTCCAGCATGCATTTCAGGAACAAAGCATCGATATGGCCATGCATGTTCAGGACCAATTCAGGGAGCATGTGAAACGTATTGACCGTGGTGTCAAACAAGCCGGATTCCTGGTACTATACCGGACAACAATGCCGGGGATTCTCATTGAAACCGGCTTTCTGAGCAATGCACAGGAAGAAAAATTTCTCCTGTCAGACCAGGGTCAGGATTATTTAGCTTCAGCAACATACAGAGCTTTTAAAGAATATAAGCTGAATTTTGAAAAAACCAATCAGAAACCACCAGTGACCATTGATAAAAAAGAACCCCCCAAACCACATCCCGAAATTTTTTTCAGGGTGCAGTTTGCCACATTCACCAAACCAAAACCTCCTGGTTATAAAAAATTCAAAGACATTAGAGATATCAGGGAATACCGTCAGGATGGACTTTATAAATATACAGCAGGGAATGATACCACACTTGAAGGCGCCAATAAATTAAAAGAGGAATTACTTAAAAAAGGTTTTAAAGATGTCTTCATCGTCCCATTTTTAAACGGCAACCGTATCACATTGGATGAAGCACAAAAACTCCTCATGGAATCAGATTGA
- the rfaE2 gene encoding D-glycero-beta-D-manno-heptose 1-phosphate adenylyltransferase: protein MVKREVIDSKILGAQALERQLAIWRFKSKRIVFTNGCFDIIHLGHIDYLSKAADLGEVLIVGLNSDASVRRIKGPNRPLNDQIGRATVLASLYFVDAVVLFDEDTPYQLIQTVQPDILVKGGDYRLTDIVGYDVVKAKGGEVFLIDFLHGYSSSSLLEKIKFI from the coding sequence ATGGTAAAACGTGAAGTAATAGATTCGAAAATTCTGGGTGCACAAGCTCTTGAAAGACAATTAGCTATCTGGCGCTTCAAAAGTAAACGGATTGTTTTCACAAATGGATGTTTCGACATCATTCACCTTGGTCATATCGATTACCTGTCAAAAGCTGCAGACCTCGGCGAGGTGCTTATCGTAGGATTAAACTCAGATGCTTCGGTACGGCGGATAAAAGGCCCGAACCGGCCATTGAATGATCAAATTGGGAGGGCAACAGTATTGGCATCTTTATACTTCGTAGATGCGGTTGTTTTGTTTGATGAAGATACTCCCTATCAGTTGATACAGACTGTTCAACCCGATATTTTAGTAAAAGGCGGTGATTACCGGCTCACGGATATAGTAGGTTACGATGTTGTCAAAGCTAAGGGCGGTGAGGTCTTCCTCATCGATTTTCTCCATGGTTATTCATCATCTTCTTTGCTGGAAAAAATCAAATTCATTTGA
- a CDS encoding MlaD family protein: MFTLKKIKISREVKIGIIFVITIALFVWGINFLKGTDIFSHHRIFYAVYDRVDGLVAANPVNINGMKVGQVKSLRFADKTTAKIIVELSLNTDLPVPDNSVARIYSEDLLGAKAVAIVLGNSSTFCTNGDTLANEIEESLKDEVNRQVLPIKRKAENLLLSIDSMVTIIQYVFNAEMRTNLIGSVASIKKTIDHLQSTSQLIDTLMQSQHSRFEAIIANINSITSNLKNNNNNITNILQNFSSISDTLAKAKVSETLANTNRTIHDLSLVLEKIEKGQGSIGLLISDDSLYKHLNASARELNLLIEDLRVNPGRYIHFSVFGKKNKEEKK, encoded by the coding sequence ATGTTTACACTAAAGAAAATAAAGATTTCGAGAGAAGTAAAAATCGGAATCATTTTCGTTATAACCATTGCTCTTTTCGTTTGGGGGATAAATTTCCTGAAGGGCACTGACATATTCTCCCACCATCGAATATTTTATGCCGTTTATGACAGGGTTGATGGTCTTGTCGCTGCTAATCCTGTTAATATCAATGGAATGAAAGTCGGCCAGGTGAAAAGCCTGCGCTTTGCTGATAAAACAACCGCTAAAATCATTGTTGAATTGTCCCTCAATACCGACCTGCCCGTACCTGACAACTCCGTTGCAAGAATTTACTCCGAAGACCTTTTGGGCGCAAAGGCTGTGGCTATTGTCCTTGGAAATTCCAGCACTTTTTGTACAAATGGAGATACCCTTGCAAATGAAATTGAAGAAAGCCTCAAGGATGAAGTGAACAGACAGGTTCTGCCAATAAAAAGAAAAGCTGAGAACCTTCTCCTTTCAATTGATTCAATGGTTACAATAATTCAGTATGTATTCAATGCTGAAATGAGAACCAACCTGATCGGCAGTGTAGCCAGCATCAAAAAAACCATTGACCATCTGCAGAGTACCAGCCAGTTAATTGATACACTTATGCAGTCGCAGCATTCCCGCTTTGAAGCTATCATTGCCAATATCAATTCGATTACCAGTAACCTGAAAAACAATAACAATAACATTACCAATATACTTCAGAACTTTTCTTCGATCAGCGATACACTGGCCAAGGCTAAGGTATCGGAAACACTGGCGAACACCAACCGTACAATCCATGATCTCTCGTTAGTTCTTGAAAAAATTGAAAAGGGTCAGGGGTCAATCGGCCTTCTAATCAGCGATGATAGTCTGTATAAACATCTCAATGCATCGGCGAGGGAGCTAAACCTGCTGATCGAAGATCTCCGCGTGAATCCCGGCAGATACATTCACTTCTCAGTGTTCGGCAAAAAAAATAAAGAGGAAAAAAAATAA
- a CDS encoding PepSY-associated TM helix domain-containing protein yields MTKINWRKWNRVLHRDFGYFFFGMTFIYGLSGIALNHVKDWNPNYIIHVTGFNITVPPDIYTLNDKQIASLLKGIGEVDNYKKHYFPDGNTLKIFLTGGSATIRLTDGTGVIEKIKRRPLLNQVNFLHYNPGKWWKYFSDIYAAALILLGITGLFIIRGKNGISGRGAWLTAIGIIIPLIFLFLYS; encoded by the coding sequence ATGACCAAAATCAACTGGCGCAAATGGAACAGGGTTTTACACCGTGATTTCGGGTATTTCTTCTTTGGGATGACTTTTATTTATGGCCTTTCCGGAATAGCTCTCAACCACGTCAAAGACTGGAATCCAAATTATATTATTCATGTAACGGGATTCAATATCACAGTTCCTCCTGATATATATACCCTAAATGACAAACAAATAGCTTCACTCCTAAAGGGAATCGGTGAAGTGGATAATTATAAGAAACATTATTTTCCTGATGGAAATACCCTCAAAATCTTTTTAACCGGAGGATCAGCTACAATCCGTCTGACCGATGGTACCGGTGTCATTGAGAAGATCAAACGCAGACCATTATTAAATCAGGTTAACTTTTTACATTATAATCCGGGAAAATGGTGGAAATATTTTTCTGATATTTATGCAGCTGCCTTGATTCTTTTGGGAATAACTGGCCTTTTCATCATCAGGGGGAAAAATGGTATTTCCGGTCGTGGTGCCTGGCTTACTGCTATTGGTATTATCATCCCACTAATCTTCCTTTTCCTGTATTCCTGA
- a CDS encoding ornithine cyclodeaminase family protein — MTLILNRNDVMSVLTMKDCMDAVEQAFAELTNGTAVLPLRTNISPPDGVSLYMPAYLKQMKALACKVVTVYKNNPARFNLPVVIGKVLLQDPESGDVLCIMDGGYLTAVRTGAASGVATKYLARKDDEQIAGIFGTGVQARQQLLAIAEARKLSKAFIFDIADSAMDKFISDIQNKVNFPIMKAKNADDMVTADIICTATSSAVPIFNGKKIRPGTHINGIGSHSPNARELDSDIIRRSKFIGDSREACFSEAGDIIIPVKEGIIDESHFYAELGEIITGKKIGRITSGEITLFKSNGLAIQDTATAKLVYDKAKAAGIGINISI; from the coding sequence ATGACTCTTATTTTAAATCGTAACGACGTCATGTCAGTGCTTACCATGAAAGATTGCATGGATGCTGTCGAACAGGCTTTTGCCGAACTGACAAATGGTACGGCTGTTCTGCCTCTCAGAACGAACATCTCTCCACCGGATGGGGTGTCGCTGTATATGCCTGCATACCTTAAACAGATGAAAGCATTGGCGTGCAAAGTTGTCACCGTATACAAGAATAATCCGGCCCGGTTCAACTTACCGGTAGTGATCGGTAAAGTCCTGCTGCAGGACCCGGAGTCGGGTGATGTATTATGCATCATGGATGGCGGCTACCTCACAGCTGTCAGAACCGGAGCTGCCAGCGGTGTGGCGACAAAATACCTGGCCAGAAAAGATGATGAACAAATTGCCGGCATATTTGGAACAGGTGTACAGGCACGGCAACAATTACTGGCAATTGCAGAAGCCAGAAAACTTTCAAAAGCCTTCATCTTTGATATTGCAGATAGTGCAATGGACAAGTTCATTTCTGACATTCAGAATAAAGTGAATTTCCCGATCATGAAAGCGAAAAATGCTGATGATATGGTAACAGCAGATATCATTTGTACAGCCACCTCTTCAGCCGTGCCTATTTTTAATGGCAAGAAGATCAGACCTGGTACACATATCAATGGTATCGGAAGCCACTCACCAAATGCCAGGGAACTGGATAGCGATATCATTAGACGCTCAAAATTTATTGGTGACTCCCGTGAAGCATGTTTCAGCGAAGCAGGTGATATCATCATACCTGTTAAGGAAGGCATCATTGATGAATCGCACTTCTATGCCGAACTGGGTGAAATTATAACCGGTAAAAAAATAGGCCGGATAACTTCAGGTGAAATCACTCTTTTCAAGTCCAACGGACTTGCTATTCAGGATACAGCTACTGCCAAGCTGGTATATGATAAGGCCAAAGCAGCAGGGATCGGAATCAATATCTCTATTTAA
- a CDS encoding Rid family detoxifying hydrolase produces MKTLVNISGAPKPIAPYSQAILADHTLYISGQISINPYTGELVRDSVQAQTKQIMENITAILKEVGMNLSHVVKVTIFLSDMAIYKDVNEVYGGYFKEAPPAREALQAAGLPMNVDVEISCIAVGS; encoded by the coding sequence ATGAAAACACTTGTTAATATTTCCGGTGCACCAAAGCCGATTGCGCCATACAGTCAGGCAATCCTGGCTGATCATACACTGTATATTTCCGGTCAAATTTCCATTAATCCATATACCGGTGAACTGGTCAGAGATAGTGTTCAGGCACAGACAAAACAGATAATGGAAAATATCACGGCCATTCTGAAGGAAGTTGGCATGAATCTGTCGCATGTAGTAAAGGTCACCATTTTCCTTAGCGATATGGCTATTTATAAGGATGTAAACGAAGTATATGGAGGCTATTTTAAGGAAGCTCCACCGGCTCGTGAAGCCCTTCAGGCTGCCGGATTACCGATGAACGTGGATGTGGAAATTTCATGTATTGCTGTTGGAAGTTAA